The Aneurinibacillus migulanus genome contains the following window.
CGCTCTGGGATCGCATACGAAAAGAACAGCCTGATTTTTTGGAATAAACTAAAGTTTATTAGCCTGTTAAGAAGGATGAAAATTATAGTTAGTGTTTATGCTGAAGGAGAACAGTAAGAATTTTTTCTTACTGTTCTCTTTTATGTTAAAAAAGGCTAAAAAAAATTAATTTAGTTTTCTTTTAACCAAAATGGTTAAAAGTGTGGTTTAATAAGAGGAGTAAGGTTTATCTTACTTTTCCAAGGAGGGATAAGTATGAAAGAGAGGTTTATCTTTCTTTTTCACATCCTTTTCATCTTTCTCAAAATTGGGCCCACAACTTTTGGTGGCGGATATGCCATCGTTCCTCTTATAGAAAGAGAAGTGGTTCGGCAGAGAAAATGGATGAATGAACAAGAGCTTGCCGATGTATTTGTAGTCGCAGGTTCTGCACCAGGAGCGGTAGCAGTGAATGCTGCGGTTATGGTTGGTCATAGATTGGGTGGGGTTTCGGGAGCGATTTTCGCCATGCTGGGGATTGTGTTGCCGACCGTACTGATTATGATAGCACTCAGTCTTTTTTTCATTATGTTTAAAGATAATCATATAGTAGAAGCTGCGTTCAAAGGTCTTCGCTCTGCAACTGTTGCGTTAATTGCTTATGCCGCATACAAGATGTGGCTTGCATCTATTTTGGATAAAACTACGTTCTTTTTGTTCGTTAGTGCCGTCTTACTGTTGCTTGTCTTTGGTATTCATCCGGCATTCGTCATCGCTGGAGGGGCTATTTCAGGGATAGTCATATATAAAATCAGAAAGAGCATTAGGATAAAAGCCAGGCTGAAAAAGAGAGAGAAAGGAAATCATCCTTTTGAAATGTAAGTAGGAGGTGAAAATATGCTTTGGAGTTTATTTTGGCTGTTTTTTAAGGTGGGATGTATGTCATTTGGTGGTGGATACGCCATCATCCCGATTATTGAACGGGAGATAATCGCAAAAGGGTGGATGCAGCACGAAGCATTTACGGACATTGTAGCCGTGTCGGCCATGGCACCGGGATCGGTGGCCAACAATATGGCCATTTTTATCGGGTACCAGCAGGCGGGTATTCTCGGCGTATTAACTTCGGTTTTAGGAATTATTTTGCCTCCGCTCATTATTCTGTTACTTGTTGCCGCTTTTTTATATCGCGTATATAAGAATGGTGTGGTAGAAGCGATATTTTATGGACTCAAGCCTGTCGTTACCGGTCTTATCGTATACGCAGCACTTCGGTTTGCCATCTCTAACCAGATTATCGGCACGTATTCTCTTGATTCTCTTGGTTTATTTCTCATTTTCGCTCTGTCTTTTTTGGCTCTCCTCAAATTCCGGTTGCATCCCGTCAGTATACTTCTCTGTTCCGGCATCATTGGAGTTATTTTTTATGGGTAAGATATAGAATGAGTACAGAAGAGGTTCAGTTGGTATTTTTTTATTCCGTGTCTTAAAATAGATAAAAACGGAGAAGAAAAGCCGGGAGGACTGGATCGTGATATTGAAGGAGTTTTTGGAAGATGTATCACCAAAAAATAGCTTGCTGAAAACGATGTATCGTACGATTTATGAGCATGGACCCATTTCGCGGGCGGATATACTGGAAAAAGTAAAAGCAAAACAAACAACCGTAGCTCGTTTTATCGAAGAATTACTAGAAAATGGATTCATTCAAGAGCGTGGTCTGGGAAAATCCAGTGGAGGAAGACCTCCTGTCCTTTATCATATCGATACGACAAAAGGATATATTATTGGGGTCGATCTTTCCCGGTCACATACGAAGATCCTCCTCTTTGATCTTGCCTTTAACCAGATTGATGCCTCCTCCGTTATTATGACGTTTGCACACACCCCGGAACAAGTGTTTTCTTATATTATTGAAGTGATTGCTCGGTTTATGACTAAGCACGGTTTTACGGTCGATGAATTGTTAGGTATCGGAGTTGGCTCCGTAGGCCCCTTGAATCGTGAAAAAGGTATTATTCTTCAACCGGAGGCATTCCTTGCCCCAGGATGGAAAAACATTGATGTTGCAGCTCTGCTTTGCAAAGTATATCCGGTAAGAATTATGCTGGAAAACGGGGCGAATACAGCTGCACTCGGAGAATACACATACGCAAAAGTCCCCTATAAAAATGTTCTATATTGTATTAGTGGTGCTGGTCTACGCTGTGGAATGATAGCGAATGGGCAAATCATGCATATGAGAAGCGGCGATGCCAATGCCTACGGGCATACAGTCATCCAAGTGGATGGGCTACGGTGCTCTTGTGGGAATCAGGGATGCCTGGCTGCTTATGTATCCTTTGGCTACATTATTGAAGAAGTAAAAAGAAAGGCAGGGTTTTCTGCTTCCTCTTTGCTTCAAGATGGACAAAATAAGGATTCTCTTTCCATTTATCAGATAATCAGGGCGGCGAACGAGGGAGACCATGTGGCAAACGAGGTGCTCATGAAATCGGCATACTATTATGGGGTAGGCATCGCCAACCTTGTTAACTCACTGCATCCGGAGTTGGTTATCGTGAATAGCGCAATCGTATACGAAGTTCCATCCTATTACGCTAAAATTGTAGAGACGGCTTCACAGTATATATACGGAACAGAAAGAGAAGATACAAAATTCAGCCCTGGCTTGCTGCAATCGAATGCGGCAGCTACAGGTGCGGCCATTATGATTTTCCAGTCATTTTTACAATAAAAAACAATAGTTAAGGG
Protein-coding sequences here:
- a CDS encoding chromate transporter produces the protein MKERFIFLFHILFIFLKIGPTTFGGGYAIVPLIEREVVRQRKWMNEQELADVFVVAGSAPGAVAVNAAVMVGHRLGGVSGAIFAMLGIVLPTVLIMIALSLFFIMFKDNHIVEAAFKGLRSATVALIAYAAYKMWLASILDKTTFFLFVSAVLLLLVFGIHPAFVIAGGAISGIVIYKIRKSIRIKARLKKREKGNHPFEM
- a CDS encoding chromate transporter — translated: MLWSLFWLFFKVGCMSFGGGYAIIPIIEREIIAKGWMQHEAFTDIVAVSAMAPGSVANNMAIFIGYQQAGILGVLTSVLGIILPPLIILLLVAAFLYRVYKNGVVEAIFYGLKPVVTGLIVYAALRFAISNQIIGTYSLDSLGLFLIFALSFLALLKFRLHPVSILLCSGIIGVIFYG
- a CDS encoding ROK family transcriptional regulator; translation: MILKEFLEDVSPKNSLLKTMYRTIYEHGPISRADILEKVKAKQTTVARFIEELLENGFIQERGLGKSSGGRPPVLYHIDTTKGYIIGVDLSRSHTKILLFDLAFNQIDASSVIMTFAHTPEQVFSYIIEVIARFMTKHGFTVDELLGIGVGSVGPLNREKGIILQPEAFLAPGWKNIDVAALLCKVYPVRIMLENGANTAALGEYTYAKVPYKNVLYCISGAGLRCGMIANGQIMHMRSGDANAYGHTVIQVDGLRCSCGNQGCLAAYVSFGYIIEEVKRKAGFSASSLLQDGQNKDSLSIYQIIRAANEGDHVANEVLMKSAYYYGVGIANLVNSLHPELVIVNSAIVYEVPSYYAKIVETASQYIYGTEREDTKFSPGLLQSNAAATGAAIMIFQSFLQ